A genomic segment from Modestobacter roseus encodes:
- a CDS encoding LPXTG cell wall anchor domain-containing protein, with product MQILAANTSYSGGDSSPASFVIVGVIMAIAVIGLLVKRMRKK from the coding sequence GTGCAGATCTTGGCCGCGAATACGAGTTACAGCGGCGGTGACAGCAGCCCGGCGAGCTTCGTCATCGTCGGTGTGATCATGGCGATTGCTGTGATCGGCTTGCTCGTCAAGCGGATGAGGAAGAAGTGA
- a CDS encoding D-alanine--D-alanine ligase family protein — MTGKPGKTRVAVVFGGRSAEHAISCVSAGSVLAALDPERYDVVPVGITRDGRWVLHDGKALAIDAGQLPEVTDGTAVCLVGDPAGRGLAVLDAGQAIGRLTAVDVVFPVLHGAYGEDGTIQGLLEMSGLPYVGSGVFASAASMDKEFTKKLLSAAGIPQGDHVVLRDAAGALSADPELLDATARERLGLPVFVKPSRAGSSIGITKVTDWAQFPAAVATAAAVDPKVVVEAAVPGREVECGVLARPGSPVPDTSLPAEIRLRPGTDWYDFDAKYLADAVEFDVPADLTPAQTAAVQEMSRRAYLAMDCRGLARVDFFLSTDPATGADRLVVNEVNTMPGFTPISMFPRMWAASGVSYPELVDRLVRSALDAG, encoded by the coding sequence ATGACGGGGAAGCCGGGCAAGACGAGGGTCGCGGTCGTGTTCGGCGGGCGGAGCGCGGAGCACGCGATCTCCTGCGTCTCGGCCGGCAGCGTGCTGGCCGCGCTGGACCCGGAGCGCTACGACGTGGTGCCGGTGGGCATCACCCGCGACGGCCGCTGGGTGCTGCACGACGGCAAGGCGCTGGCCATCGACGCCGGGCAGCTGCCCGAGGTCACCGACGGCACCGCGGTCTGCCTGGTGGGCGACCCGGCCGGGCGGGGCCTGGCGGTGCTGGACGCCGGTCAGGCGATCGGCCGGCTCACCGCGGTCGACGTCGTCTTCCCGGTGCTGCACGGCGCCTACGGCGAGGACGGCACCATCCAGGGCCTGCTGGAGATGTCGGGGCTGCCCTACGTGGGCTCCGGGGTGTTCGCCAGCGCGGCGTCGATGGACAAGGAGTTCACCAAGAAGCTCCTGTCCGCCGCCGGCATCCCGCAGGGCGACCACGTGGTGCTCCGCGACGCCGCCGGCGCGCTGAGCGCCGATCCCGAGCTGCTCGACGCCACGGCCCGGGAGCGGCTGGGCCTGCCGGTCTTCGTGAAGCCCTCGCGGGCCGGCTCCAGCATCGGCATCACCAAGGTCACCGACTGGGCGCAGTTCCCCGCGGCGGTGGCGACGGCGGCCGCGGTCGACCCGAAGGTGGTCGTCGAGGCCGCCGTCCCCGGCCGCGAGGTGGAGTGCGGGGTGCTCGCCCGGCCCGGTTCCCCGGTGCCGGACACCAGCCTGCCGGCGGAGATCCGGCTGCGGCCGGGCACCGACTGGTACGACTTCGACGCGAAGTACCTCGCCGACGCCGTGGAGTTCGACGTCCCGGCCGACCTGACGCCGGCGCAGACCGCGGCGGTGCAGGAGATGTCCCGGCGGGCCTACCTGGCGATGGACTGCCGCGGGCTGGCCCGGGTCGACTTCTTCCTCTCCACCGACCCGGCCACCGGCGCGGACCGGCTGGTGGTCAACGAGGTCAACACGATGCCCGGCTTCACGCCGATCTCGATGTTCCCGCGGATGTGGGCGGCGTCCGGCGTCAGCTACCCGGAGCTGGTGGACCGGCTGGTGCGCAGCGCGCTGGACGCCGGATGA
- a CDS encoding cystathionine gamma-lyase: MTTPDLPAELGDGSRLVHAGDEPLVPGAPLRPSPVFAAPYHLGDQAPGWQGADGYARPDNPTLRVFERAVGELDGGDCLSFATGMAAISSAVLALAGPGDRVVLPSDGYYATRVLARDELARFGVQVELVPTLEIADVAARGDLDGARLVLLETPSNPQLDVCDIAAVAAATQAAGAVLVVDNTTATPIGQRPLALGADVVVASDTKALTGHSDVLLGHVSTAHTERGRELNTRIAAWRKTTGNTPGAFEAWLAHRSMGTLDLRLARQAANAAALTEVLAGSPAVRDVRWPWRPGDPSFALAQRQMLRPNGVVSAELADAEAVAAFVAATRFFAAATSFGGVHTTVDRRAQWGGDAVPAGFVRFSCGIEDTADLVADLEAGLSALPAVAGRPLG; this comes from the coding sequence GTGACCACCCCTGACCTGCCCGCCGAGCTGGGTGACGGCAGCCGGCTGGTGCACGCCGGCGACGAGCCCCTGGTGCCGGGTGCCCCGCTGCGGCCCTCCCCGGTGTTCGCCGCGCCGTACCACCTCGGCGACCAGGCCCCCGGCTGGCAGGGCGCCGACGGGTACGCCCGGCCGGACAACCCGACGCTGCGGGTGTTCGAGCGGGCGGTCGGTGAGCTGGACGGCGGCGACTGCCTGTCCTTCGCCACCGGCATGGCGGCGATCAGCTCCGCGGTCCTCGCGCTGGCCGGCCCCGGTGACCGGGTGGTGCTGCCGTCGGACGGCTACTACGCCACCCGGGTGCTCGCCCGGGACGAGCTGGCCCGGTTCGGCGTGCAGGTGGAGCTGGTGCCGACCCTGGAGATCGCCGACGTCGCCGCCCGCGGCGACCTCGACGGCGCCCGGCTGGTGCTGCTGGAGACCCCCAGCAACCCGCAGCTGGACGTCTGCGACATCGCCGCCGTGGCCGCGGCCACCCAGGCGGCCGGCGCGGTGCTGGTGGTCGACAACACCACGGCCACCCCGATCGGCCAGCGCCCGCTGGCGCTGGGGGCCGACGTCGTCGTCGCGTCGGACACCAAGGCGCTGACCGGCCACAGCGACGTGCTCCTGGGGCACGTGAGCACCGCCCACACCGAGCGGGGCCGCGAGCTCAACACCCGGATCGCCGCCTGGCGCAAGACGACCGGCAACACCCCCGGGGCGTTCGAGGCATGGCTGGCGCACCGCTCGATGGGCACCCTGGACCTGCGGCTGGCCCGGCAGGCGGCCAACGCCGCCGCGCTCACCGAGGTGCTGGCCGGCTCCCCAGCGGTGCGGGACGTGCGCTGGCCGTGGCGGCCGGGCGACCCGTCGTTCGCGCTGGCCCAGCGCCAGATGCTGCGCCCCAACGGGGTCGTCTCCGCCGAGCTCGCCGACGCCGAGGCGGTGGCGGCGTTCGTCGCGGCCACCCGGTTCTTCGCCGCGGCGACCAGCTTCGGTGGCGTGCACACCACCGTCGACCGGCGGGCGCAGTGGGGCGGGGACGCCGTCCCGGCCGGGTTCGTGCGCTTCTCCTGCGGCATCGAGGACACCGCCGACCTCGTCGCCGACCTCGAGGCCGGGCTCTCCGCGCTGCCTGCCGTGGCCGGCCGCCCGCTCGGCTAG
- a CDS encoding NAD(P)H-dependent glycerol-3-phosphate dehydrogenase, translated as MTRAAVLGAGSWGTTFAKVLADAGSTVTLHARRPELAEAIAGTRENAEYLPGVRLPDAVRATSDAAEALDGADVVVLAVPSQTLRRNLTGWAPQLPPDATLLSLMKGVELGTTKRMSEVISEVTGAGTDRVAALSGPNLAREIAEEQPSATVIACADTDRAAALQAACHTRYFRPYTNADLVGCELGGAVKNVIALACGIAAGLGYGDNTRASLITRGLAETTRLGLALGADAATFAGLAGLGDLVATCSSPLSRNRTFGEHLGQGMSVAEVEQITRQTAEGVKSCRSVLDLARAHGVDVPITEAVVRVCHEGESAARMVREMMSREAKPE; from the coding sequence GTGACCCGGGCCGCGGTGCTCGGCGCCGGCTCCTGGGGCACGACCTTCGCCAAGGTGCTCGCCGACGCCGGCAGCACGGTGACCCTGCACGCGCGGCGTCCCGAGCTGGCCGAGGCCATCGCCGGCACCCGGGAGAACGCCGAGTACCTGCCCGGCGTGCGCCTGCCCGACGCGGTGCGGGCCACCAGCGACGCCGCCGAGGCGCTGGACGGCGCCGACGTCGTCGTCCTGGCCGTGCCCAGCCAGACGCTGCGGCGCAACCTGACCGGCTGGGCGCCCCAGCTGCCGCCGGACGCGACGCTGCTGTCGCTGATGAAGGGCGTGGAGCTGGGCACCACCAAGCGGATGAGCGAGGTGATCAGCGAGGTCACCGGCGCCGGCACCGACCGGGTGGCCGCGCTGTCGGGCCCGAACCTGGCCCGGGAGATCGCCGAGGAGCAGCCCTCGGCCACCGTGATCGCCTGCGCGGACACCGACCGCGCCGCGGCGCTGCAGGCCGCCTGCCACACCCGGTACTTCCGCCCGTACACCAACGCCGACCTGGTGGGCTGCGAGCTCGGTGGCGCCGTGAAGAACGTCATCGCGCTGGCCTGCGGCATCGCCGCCGGGCTCGGCTACGGCGACAACACCCGGGCCTCGCTGATCACCCGGGGCCTGGCCGAGACCACCCGGCTGGGCCTGGCCCTGGGCGCGGACGCCGCCACCTTCGCCGGGCTGGCCGGGCTCGGTGACCTGGTGGCCACCTGCTCCTCCCCGCTGTCGCGCAACCGCACCTTCGGCGAGCACCTCGGCCAGGGCATGTCGGTCGCGGAGGTCGAGCAGATCACCCGGCAGACCGCCGAGGGGGTCAAGAGCTGCCGCTCGGTGCTCGACCTGGCCCGCGCCCACGGGGTCGACGTGCCGATCACCGAAGCCGTCGTCCGGGTGTGCCACGAGGGGGAGTCGGCGGCGCGGATGGTGCGCGAGATGATGTCCCGCGAGGCCAAGCCCGAATAG
- a CDS encoding lysophospholipid acyltransferase family protein, translating to MPFALWLCVLVVYPAASLVFRLRYRHADRIPPAGGVLLVANHVSVLDPLGCARLVWDAGRVPHFLAKDALFRGLAGTILRAAGQFPVSRGSSTASSSVHAAKQALDAGAVVVIYPEGSVTRDPDWWPMQARTGVARLALSTDAVVLPVAQWGPQRVHDYHARKLHLRLRTPVEYRVGEPVDLSAQRADVRAGRALSPELLREVTDLVMTRVRDELGEVRGQTPPTAFHPRPSLRTLPGDAA from the coding sequence GTGCCGTTCGCGCTGTGGCTGTGCGTGCTCGTCGTGTACCCGGCGGCCTCGCTGGTGTTCCGGCTGCGCTACCGGCACGCCGACCGCATCCCGCCGGCCGGCGGGGTGCTGCTGGTGGCCAACCACGTCTCGGTGCTCGACCCGCTGGGCTGCGCCCGGCTGGTCTGGGACGCCGGGCGGGTACCGCACTTCCTCGCCAAGGACGCCCTGTTCCGCGGCCTGGCCGGGACGATCCTGCGTGCCGCCGGGCAGTTCCCGGTCTCCCGGGGGTCGAGCACGGCCAGCTCCTCGGTGCACGCGGCGAAGCAGGCCCTCGACGCCGGCGCGGTGGTGGTGATCTACCCGGAGGGGTCGGTCACCCGCGACCCGGACTGGTGGCCGATGCAGGCGCGCACCGGGGTGGCCCGGCTGGCGCTGTCCACCGACGCCGTGGTGCTGCCGGTGGCCCAGTGGGGTCCGCAGCGGGTGCACGACTACCACGCCAGGAAGCTGCACCTGCGGCTGCGGACCCCGGTGGAGTACCGGGTGGGGGAGCCGGTCGACCTCTCCGCCCAGCGGGCCGACGTCCGCGCCGGCCGGGCGCTGAGCCCCGAGCTGCTGCGCGAGGTGACCGACCTGGTGATGACCCGGGTCCGCGACGAGCTCGGTGAGGTGCGCGGCCAGACCCCGCCGACCGCCTTCCACCCCCGCCCGTCCCTCCGCACGCTGCCCGGGGACGCGGCGTGA
- a CDS encoding amidohydrolase — protein sequence MSGLLLRRARLGTAVRDVLVTAGRVVAIADDLSGGAPGLDRLPDGVEVVDLDGAVLLPGLRDAHVHLEQWAAARRRIDVSTAGSAEQVAAMIAAVVAAAPPAGDAVVVAQGFRDALWTTGPDAAVLDAALPGLPVVVVSGDLHTAWCSTAAVRWLGLRTADGVLREHEAMRVYAAAESAGPDVRDEWVLAATDAAAARGVTAVVDLEFDDLVTSWVRRAALRPGGPAVRVAAGVYVDRLDDVLAAGLRSGDPLPGLTDPVAADRVRLGPLKVFVDGSLGTRTAYCSHAYPGVTGPEAHGLLRTPPAELERLLRRASAAGLDLAVHAIGDRATAVALDGFAAVGAPGRIEHAQQVADRDLPRFAELGVVASVQPRHAVDDRDAADLHWAGATGTAFPYGALAGAGAELALGSDAPVAALDPWDGIAAAVHRSLDERAAWHPEQHLDLAVALRAASGGRDAVRVGDVADLVVVAEPPATVLARDGAAGLRTTEVLATLVGGRFTHRGGELGQGRLRTTGGRGARSRVGSPAQEPSAPGGEGARVAGAGPAGP from the coding sequence GTGAGCGGCCTGCTGCTGCGCCGGGCCCGGCTCGGGACCGCGGTCCGGGACGTGCTGGTCACCGCCGGCCGGGTGGTGGCGATCGCCGACGACCTGTCCGGCGGTGCGCCCGGCCTGGACCGGCTGCCCGACGGTGTCGAGGTGGTCGATCTGGACGGCGCGGTGCTGCTGCCCGGGTTGCGGGACGCGCACGTGCACCTGGAACAGTGGGCGGCAGCCCGCCGCCGGATCGACGTCTCCACCGCCGGCTCCGCGGAGCAGGTGGCGGCGATGATCGCCGCGGTGGTGGCCGCGGCGCCGCCGGCCGGGGACGCCGTCGTCGTCGCCCAGGGCTTCCGCGACGCGTTGTGGACCACCGGCCCGGACGCCGCGGTGCTCGACGCCGCCCTGCCCGGGCTGCCGGTGGTGGTGGTCAGCGGCGACCTGCACACCGCCTGGTGCAGCACCGCGGCCGTCCGGTGGCTGGGGCTGCGCACCGCCGACGGCGTGCTGCGGGAGCACGAGGCGATGCGGGTCTACGCGGCCGCGGAGTCCGCCGGCCCCGACGTCCGGGACGAGTGGGTGCTGGCGGCCACCGACGCCGCGGCCGCCCGCGGGGTGACCGCGGTGGTCGACCTGGAGTTCGACGACCTGGTCACCTCGTGGGTGCGGCGCGCGGCGCTGCGCCCGGGCGGGCCGGCGGTACGGGTGGCCGCCGGCGTCTACGTCGACCGGCTGGACGACGTGCTCGCCGCGGGCCTGCGCAGCGGCGACCCGCTGCCCGGCCTGACCGACCCGGTGGCCGCCGACCGCGTGCGGCTGGGCCCGCTGAAGGTGTTCGTCGACGGGTCGCTCGGCACCCGGACGGCGTACTGCTCACACGCCTACCCCGGTGTGACCGGGCCGGAGGCGCACGGGCTGCTGCGCACCCCGCCGGCGGAGCTGGAACGGCTGCTGCGCCGGGCGAGCGCGGCCGGGCTGGACCTCGCGGTGCACGCCATCGGCGACCGGGCCACCGCCGTCGCCCTGGACGGCTTCGCCGCCGTCGGCGCCCCGGGGCGGATCGAGCACGCCCAGCAGGTGGCCGACCGCGACCTGCCGCGCTTCGCCGAGCTCGGCGTGGTGGCCAGCGTGCAGCCGCGGCACGCCGTCGACGACCGGGACGCCGCCGACCTGCACTGGGCCGGCGCGACGGGCACGGCGTTCCCCTACGGCGCGCTCGCCGGCGCCGGGGCGGAGCTCGCGCTGGGTTCGGACGCCCCGGTGGCCGCGCTGGACCCCTGGGACGGGATCGCCGCCGCCGTGCACCGGTCGCTGGACGAGCGTGCCGCCTGGCACCCCGAGCAGCACCTGGACCTGGCGGTCGCGCTGCGGGCGGCCAGCGGTGGCCGCGACGCCGTCCGGGTGGGCGACGTCGCGGACCTGGTCGTCGTCGCCGAGCCGCCGGCCACCGTGCTGGCCCGCGACGGCGCCGCCGGCCTGCGGACGACGGAGGTGCTCGCCACCCTGGTCGGCGGCCGGTTCACCCACCGCGGCGGGGAGCTGGGCCAGGGGCGCTTGCGCACGACCGGGGGGCGGGGGGCACGATCACGAGTCGGGTCACCGGCTCAGGAGCCGTCGGCCCCGGGAGGAGAGGGTGCACGTGTCGCAGGAGCAGGGCCCGCCGGGCCGTAG
- a CDS encoding serine hydrolase domain-containing protein, whose protein sequence is MPSTPDRTADVVTAAAPYLQSWLEHQRRRGRVPGVQAAVRVGGRLVLDVALGVADETTGAPLTPRHLFRVASHSKTFTATAVLQLVEAGRLRLDDPVGSWVPGLPAAVAAVTVRELLGHQSGLLRDGADNDFWQLLHAFPDAQRLSELVVGPDAVVFGRNEHFKYSNVGYSLLGQVVEAVTGTGYAEHVQRAVVDPLGLTDTGPEWEPARAAEYAAGHTALLEGELTRLRIPHVDTRAMAAATGFWSTARDLSAFFAAHATGDDRLLPEAAKRLMRRPESEIRAHGQEARWYGLGMDLKTVGERRLVGHSGGYPGHITRTWLDPEAQLVVSVLTNCLEGPADVLARGLVGLVDLALAAPEDAAGADLARFSGRFANLWGVTDVALLGGRLVLLHPGSTAPADEHLELAVVDGDTLRQESVAGFGSAGEPITYEWGDDGAATAVRIGGITAWPVDAFRARRAAQVAGEPR, encoded by the coding sequence ATGCCCAGCACCCCCGACCGCACCGCCGACGTCGTCACCGCGGCCGCGCCGTACCTGCAGTCGTGGCTGGAGCACCAGCGCCGGCGGGGGCGGGTGCCCGGCGTGCAGGCCGCCGTCCGGGTGGGTGGCCGGTTGGTCCTCGACGTCGCGCTCGGGGTCGCCGACGAGACCACCGGGGCGCCGCTGACCCCGCGGCACCTGTTCCGGGTCGCCTCGCACTCCAAGACCTTCACCGCGACCGCGGTGCTGCAGCTGGTCGAGGCCGGGCGGCTGCGGCTGGACGACCCGGTCGGCTCCTGGGTGCCCGGGCTGCCCGCGGCGGTCGCGGCGGTCACCGTCCGGGAGCTGCTGGGCCACCAGTCCGGGCTGCTGCGCGACGGCGCGGACAACGACTTCTGGCAGCTGCTGCACGCCTTCCCGGACGCGCAGCGGCTGAGCGAGCTCGTGGTCGGGCCGGACGCCGTCGTCTTCGGCCGCAACGAGCACTTCAAGTACTCGAACGTCGGCTACTCCCTGCTCGGCCAGGTGGTCGAGGCGGTGACCGGCACCGGGTACGCCGAGCACGTGCAGCGCGCCGTGGTCGACCCGCTCGGGCTGACCGACACCGGCCCGGAGTGGGAGCCGGCCCGCGCGGCGGAGTACGCGGCCGGGCACACCGCGCTGCTGGAGGGCGAGCTGACCCGGCTGCGCATCCCGCACGTCGACACCCGGGCGATGGCCGCGGCCACCGGCTTCTGGTCCACCGCCCGCGACCTCTCGGCGTTCTTCGCCGCGCACGCGACCGGTGACGACCGGCTGCTGCCCGAGGCGGCCAAGCGGCTGATGCGCCGCCCGGAGTCCGAGATCCGCGCGCACGGGCAGGAGGCCCGCTGGTACGGGCTGGGCATGGACCTGAAGACCGTGGGCGAGCGTCGGCTGGTCGGCCACAGCGGCGGCTACCCGGGGCACATCACCCGCACCTGGCTCGACCCGGAGGCGCAGCTGGTGGTCAGCGTGCTGACCAACTGCCTGGAGGGCCCGGCCGACGTGCTCGCCCGGGGGCTGGTCGGGCTGGTCGACCTGGCGCTGGCCGCGCCCGAGGACGCCGCCGGTGCGGACCTGGCCCGGTTCTCCGGCCGGTTCGCCAACCTGTGGGGGGTCACCGACGTCGCCCTGCTCGGCGGCCGCCTCGTGCTGCTGCACCCCGGCTCGACCGCGCCGGCCGACGAGCACCTGGAGCTGGCCGTCGTCGACGGCGACACGCTGCGCCAGGAGTCGGTGGCCGGCTTCGGCTCGGCGGGGGAGCCGATCACCTACGAGTGGGGCGACGACGGTGCGGCCACCGCCGTCCGGATCGGCGGGATCACCGCCTGGCCGGTCGACGCCTTCCGCGCCCGCCGCGCCGCGCAGGTGGCCGGGGAGCCGCGGTGA
- the cofC gene encoding 2-phospho-L-lactate guanylyltransferase: MHQWSVQQWSVVVPAKRLVSAKTRLTPLTSGLGAAGTARHEELVLALLADTVAAALAADAVAGVLVVTDEPRAAAVVGALGAATVGDEPDRGLNAALEHGAAHARRTGATAVAALSSDLPALRPAELTAALRAAAAHPRAFAADAAGTGTTLLCAGPGAALDPRFGRASATAHAASGAVPLGGSWPGLRRDVDTPADLRSAARLGLGPRSTDLLSDTLWSPR; encoded by the coding sequence GTGCACCAGTGGTCAGTGCAGCAGTGGTCCGTGGTCGTGCCGGCCAAGCGGCTGGTGTCGGCCAAGACGCGGCTGACCCCGCTCACCAGCGGGCTCGGCGCCGCGGGCACGGCCCGGCACGAGGAGCTGGTGCTCGCGCTGCTGGCCGACACCGTCGCCGCGGCGCTCGCCGCCGACGCCGTCGCCGGGGTGCTGGTGGTCACCGACGAGCCGCGGGCCGCCGCCGTCGTCGGCGCACTCGGGGCGGCCACCGTGGGCGACGAGCCCGACCGCGGGCTCAACGCCGCCCTGGAGCACGGCGCGGCGCACGCCCGGCGCACCGGCGCGACCGCCGTCGCGGCGCTCTCCTCCGACCTGCCGGCGTTGCGCCCGGCCGAGCTGACCGCGGCCCTGCGCGCGGCGGCGGCACACCCGCGGGCCTTCGCCGCCGACGCCGCCGGCACCGGGACGACGCTGCTCTGCGCCGGCCCCGGCGCCGCCCTGGACCCCCGGTTCGGGCGCGCTTCGGCCACCGCGCACGCGGCCAGCGGCGCCGTCCCGCTGGGCGGGAGCTGGCCGGGGCTGCGCCGCGACGTCGACACGCCTGCCGACCTGCGGTCCGCCGCGCGGCTCGGGCTGGGCCCGCGCAGCACGGATCTCCTCTCGGACACCCTCTGGTCACCTCGGTGA
- a CDS encoding RNA degradosome polyphosphate kinase: MPAADPTLPADRFLNRELSWLDFNARVLELAEDDSLPLLERVKFLSIFASNLDEFFMVRIAGLKRRQSTGLTVRSPDGLTIREQLALVTERTQDLMHRHGGVFTKDVTPLLEAQGIRILHWSDLADTDAMRLREYFRDQVFPVLTPLAVDPAHPFPYISGLSLNLAVSVRDPDTGAPRFARVKVPNNVPRFIPVSPAGGQHSDATAVFLPLEDLIAAHLGQLFPGLDVLDHHLFRVTRNADLEVEEDRDEDLLQALERELARRRFGPAVRLEITASMDPQILDVLVSELEISPSDVVSVPGLLDLASLMELYDLDRPELKDDPFVPATHPRLSEGETPKSVFATLREGDVLVHHPYDSFATSVQRFIEQAAADPHVLAIKQTLYRTSGDSPIVSALIEAAQAGKQVVVLVEIKARFDEEANISWARSLERAGCHVVYGLVGLKTHCKTALVVRMENGVIRRYCHIGTGNYNPKTARIYEDLGILTADPRVGADLTDLFNTLTGYSRQTTYRSLLVAPRGVRTGLVERIRREARHAAEGRASGIRIKVNSLVDEQIIDALYEASLAGVPVELLIRGICALRPGVPGLSENIRVRSIVGRFLEHSRAISFVNDGEPEWWIGSADLMHRNLDRRVEVLLRVNDPAAQRQLQQVFDGALAPDVLSWELSADGSWRRCGQRDHQRELLTGRGEHAA, from the coding sequence GTGCCTGCCGCCGACCCGACGCTCCCCGCCGACCGGTTCCTCAACCGTGAGCTCTCCTGGCTGGACTTCAACGCCCGGGTGCTCGAGCTGGCCGAGGACGACAGCCTGCCGTTGCTGGAGCGGGTGAAGTTCCTCTCGATCTTCGCCAGCAACCTCGACGAGTTCTTCATGGTCCGGATCGCCGGCCTCAAGCGCCGGCAGAGCACCGGCCTCACCGTCCGCTCCCCCGACGGGCTGACCATCCGCGAGCAGCTCGCCCTGGTCACCGAGCGCACCCAGGACCTGATGCACCGGCACGGCGGCGTCTTCACCAAGGACGTCACGCCGCTGCTGGAGGCGCAGGGCATCCGGATCCTGCACTGGAGCGACCTCGCCGACACCGATGCGATGCGCCTGCGCGAGTACTTCCGCGACCAGGTGTTCCCGGTGCTCACCCCGCTGGCGGTCGACCCGGCGCACCCCTTCCCCTACATCAGCGGGCTGTCGCTGAACCTGGCGGTCTCCGTCCGCGACCCGGACACCGGCGCCCCCCGCTTCGCGCGGGTCAAGGTGCCCAACAACGTGCCGCGGTTCATCCCGGTGTCCCCGGCCGGGGGGCAGCACAGCGACGCGACGGCGGTCTTCCTCCCGCTCGAGGACCTGATCGCCGCGCACCTCGGCCAGCTGTTCCCCGGCCTGGACGTGCTCGACCACCACCTGTTCCGGGTCACCCGCAACGCCGACCTCGAGGTCGAGGAGGACCGGGACGAGGACCTGCTGCAGGCCCTGGAGCGCGAGCTCGCCCGGCGCCGGTTCGGGCCGGCGGTGCGCCTGGAGATCACCGCGTCGATGGACCCGCAGATCCTCGACGTGCTCGTCTCCGAGCTGGAGATCAGCCCGTCCGACGTCGTCTCGGTGCCCGGGCTGCTGGACCTGGCCTCGCTGATGGAGCTCTACGACCTGGACCGGCCCGAGCTCAAGGACGACCCGTTCGTGCCGGCCACCCACCCCCGGCTCTCCGAGGGCGAGACCCCCAAGAGCGTGTTCGCGACGCTGCGCGAGGGCGACGTGCTGGTGCACCACCCCTACGACTCCTTCGCCACCAGCGTGCAGCGGTTCATCGAGCAGGCCGCCGCCGACCCGCACGTGCTGGCGATCAAGCAGACGCTCTACCGCACCTCGGGTGACTCCCCCATCGTCTCGGCGCTGATCGAGGCGGCGCAGGCCGGCAAGCAGGTCGTCGTCCTGGTGGAGATCAAGGCCCGCTTCGACGAGGAGGCGAACATCAGCTGGGCCCGTTCGCTGGAGCGGGCCGGCTGCCACGTCGTCTACGGGCTGGTGGGGCTCAAGACGCACTGCAAGACGGCGCTGGTGGTCCGGATGGAGAACGGGGTGATCCGCCGGTACTGCCACATCGGCACCGGCAACTACAACCCGAAGACCGCCCGGATCTACGAGGACCTGGGCATCCTCACCGCCGACCCCCGGGTGGGCGCCGACCTCACCGACCTGTTCAACACCCTCACCGGTTACTCCCGGCAGACCACCTACCGGTCACTGCTGGTGGCGCCCCGCGGGGTGCGCACCGGGCTGGTGGAGCGGATCCGCCGCGAGGCCCGGCACGCCGCCGAGGGGCGCGCGTCGGGCATCCGGATCAAGGTGAACTCCCTGGTCGACGAGCAGATCATCGACGCGCTCTACGAGGCGTCCCTGGCCGGCGTGCCGGTCGAGCTGCTGATCCGCGGCATCTGCGCGCTGCGCCCGGGGGTGCCGGGGCTGAGCGAGAACATCCGGGTGCGCTCGATCGTGGGCCGCTTCCTGGAGCACTCGCGGGCGATCAGCTTCGTCAACGACGGCGAGCCCGAGTGGTGGATCGGCAGCGCCGACCTCATGCACCGCAACCTCGACCGCCGGGTGGAGGTGCTGTTGCGGGTGAACGACCCGGCCGCCCAGCGCCAGCTGCAGCAGGTCTTCGACGGCGCGCTCGCGCCCGACGTGCTCAGCTGGGAGCTGTCCGCCGACGGGAGCTGGCGCCGCTGCGGGCAGCGCGACCACCAGCGGGAGCTGCTCACCGGGCGGGGTGAGCACGCTGCCTGA